A single region of the Selenomonas sp. oral taxon 920 genome encodes:
- a CDS encoding glycogen/starch/alpha-glucan phosphorylase, whose product MAQKDQVNKPTGKTLDTMKKILKSRFITTAHVMFGREVEELTEIEIYKTIAATAKQSISDNWIKTNKQYGERKEKQIYYFSIEFLLGRLLKSNLINLGIEEALREVLSDFKLNLSDAYEAEPDAGLGNGGLGRLAACFIDSLAAHSLPGHGCTIRYQYGLFEQKIVGGNQVEIPDNWLRDGFAWEYRKPDKSVDVKFGGNAYMRDVGNGKLELVHEDPMIVMAVPYDMPIVGYHNTTVNTLRMWNAEVNRDFSDYGMLTQEQIQQRNDYRSFVESITRYLYPDDSTFEGRRMRLIQEYFFVSAGVQSIVRHYKKTGMSIYDLGKKIGIHINDTHPALCVAELMRILVDDEALTWEDAWAITRDTIAYTNHTIMPEALETWGIDMFRPLLPRIYMIIDEINRRHLEEVRRRYPNNEDKVRALSIIQDGVIHMARLSIVGGHSVNGVAKIHTGILKSTTLKDFYDYTPRKFNNKTNGITHRRWLMGANPELAALIDEMLGSRKWHRHPEQMDGLYARVEDKNFLEQLMKIKHLRREGLARYIEQHNGVKIDPDSMFDIQVKRIHSYKRQLMNILHIMYRYHRAQSEPSFLTQPVTYFFGGKAAPGYYIAKETIRLINVVADRINKDPRVNKFMKVIFIENFGVSIGELVYPAADVSEQISTASKEASGTGNMKFMMNGAITLGTLDGANVEIRDAVGSEHCVIFGLKAEEVMNYYATGAYSAWDEYNTNEKVRTVMNQLVDGTYGDFRSLYDYLLHANDEFFILKDFNAYDNARIEVMRRFKDKEGWAHTAAMNVAHSGGFSSDRTIDEYARDIWNIRPVIIS is encoded by the coding sequence TTGGCACAGAAGGATCAGGTCAATAAGCCGACAGGGAAAACCCTTGACACGATGAAGAAAATCTTGAAGAGCCGCTTTATCACGACCGCACATGTTATGTTTGGCCGCGAAGTAGAGGAACTGACGGAGATCGAAATCTACAAGACGATCGCGGCGACCGCCAAGCAGTCCATCTCGGATAATTGGATCAAGACGAACAAGCAGTACGGGGAGCGCAAGGAGAAGCAGATCTACTACTTCTCCATCGAGTTCCTGCTCGGCCGCCTGCTGAAATCCAACCTCATCAACCTCGGCATCGAGGAGGCACTCAGGGAGGTTCTGAGTGACTTCAAGCTGAACCTCTCGGATGCCTACGAAGCAGAGCCGGACGCGGGGCTCGGCAACGGCGGTCTCGGTCGTCTTGCGGCGTGCTTCATCGACTCGCTCGCGGCACACAGCCTTCCGGGGCATGGCTGTACAATTCGCTATCAGTACGGGCTCTTCGAGCAGAAGATCGTCGGCGGCAACCAGGTCGAGATTCCGGACAACTGGCTGCGTGACGGCTTTGCGTGGGAGTACCGCAAGCCGGATAAGTCCGTGGATGTGAAGTTCGGCGGCAATGCCTATATGCGTGATGTGGGGAATGGAAAGCTTGAACTTGTCCACGAGGATCCGATGATCGTTATGGCAGTCCCATACGATATGCCGATCGTCGGCTACCACAATACGACGGTCAACACCCTGCGCATGTGGAACGCGGAGGTCAACCGCGATTTCTCGGATTACGGCATGCTGACACAGGAGCAGATCCAACAGCGGAACGATTACCGCAGCTTTGTCGAGTCCATCACGCGCTATCTTTATCCGGATGACAGTACATTCGAGGGGCGCCGCATGCGCCTTATTCAGGAGTACTTCTTCGTCTCGGCAGGGGTGCAGAGCATTGTCCGTCACTACAAGAAGACGGGCATGAGCATCTATGACCTCGGCAAGAAGATCGGCATCCACATCAACGACACCCACCCTGCACTCTGCGTCGCAGAGCTCATGCGCATCCTCGTCGATGACGAGGCGCTGACGTGGGAGGATGCGTGGGCGATTACGCGTGACACGATCGCGTACACAAATCACACGATCATGCCCGAGGCGCTCGAGACGTGGGGGATTGACATGTTCCGGCCGCTCCTGCCGCGCATATACATGATCATTGACGAGATCAACCGCCGCCACCTCGAGGAGGTGCGCCGCCGCTATCCAAACAATGAGGACAAGGTGCGCGCTCTCTCCATCATTCAGGACGGCGTGATCCATATGGCGCGCCTCTCCATTGTCGGCGGCCACAGTGTCAACGGTGTGGCGAAGATCCACACGGGCATCCTGAAGTCGACAACGCTCAAAGATTTCTATGACTACACGCCGCGCAAGTTCAACAACAAGACCAACGGCATTACACATCGCCGCTGGCTGATGGGGGCGAACCCCGAGCTTGCGGCACTGATTGACGAGATGCTGGGCAGCCGCAAGTGGCATCGCCATCCGGAGCAGATGGACGGACTGTATGCGCGCGTTGAGGACAAGAACTTCCTCGAACAGCTGATGAAGATCAAACACCTGCGCCGCGAGGGCCTTGCCCGTTACATCGAGCAGCACAACGGGGTAAAGATCGATCCGGATTCGATGTTCGACATTCAGGTCAAGCGCATTCACTCGTACAAGCGCCAGCTGATGAACATTCTGCACATCATGTACCGCTACCATCGTGCGCAGAGTGAGCCGTCCTTCCTCACGCAGCCGGTGACCTACTTCTTCGGCGGCAAGGCAGCACCGGGCTACTATATCGCGAAGGAGACAATCCGTCTCATCAACGTGGTCGCGGACCGCATCAACAAAGATCCGCGTGTGAACAAGTTCATGAAGGTCATCTTCATCGAGAATTTCGGCGTCTCCATCGGCGAGCTTGTCTATCCTGCGGCGGATGTCAGCGAGCAGATCTCGACGGCATCGAAGGAAGCTTCGGGCACGGGCAACATGAAGTTCATGATGAACGGTGCAATCACGCTCGGCACCCTTGACGGTGCCAACGTCGAGATCCGCGATGCGGTCGGGAGCGAGCACTGCGTCATCTTCGGCCTCAAGGCCGAGGAGGTTATGAACTACTACGCGACGGGCGCGTACTCTGCGTGGGATGAATATAACACGAATGAGAAGGTGCGCACGGTGATGAATCAGCTCGTCGACGGCACCTATGGGGATTTCCGTTCGCTGTATGACTATCTCCTGCATGCGAACGATGAATTCTTTATCCTAAAGGATTTCAATGCGTACGACAACGCACGCATCGAGGTCATGCGGAGGTTCAAAGACAAGGAGGGCTGGGCACACACGGCGGCAATGAATGTCGCACACTCCGGCGGATTCTCGTCTGATCGTACAATTGACGAGTATGCACGGGACATCTGGAACATCCGCCCCGTCATCATCTCGTAG
- the glgB gene encoding 1,4-alpha-glucan branching protein GlgB — MKTSTLSEFDLYLFHQGTNYHAQEMLGAHFVEQDGKKGVRFTVWAPNAKAVSVVGEFNDWNVFIHPMSRIDDGEIWEVFVEGLGEGEIYKYAIEPQWGGPRIMKADPYGFYAEKKPLTASRTYDMNHYVWGDAAWQKRKEEESSYERPMLTYEVHAGSWRRTLEGEYLSYRELADQLISYVKDMNYTHIEFMPLCEHPYDGSWGYQATGYFAVTSRYGTPDDFRYLVDTAHQNGIGIIMDWVPGHFCKDEQGLRHFDGKNLYESDNETRAENWEWGTTNFDYGRTEVQSFLISNALFWFEEFHIDGLRIDAVANMLYLNYGRKDGEWQPNKYGDTGNLEAMDFLKKLNETIFKYHPHALMIAEESTSWPLISKPVYMGGMGFNYKWNMGWMNDMLSYVSLDPIYRKWNQDKITFSLMYAFSENFVLPLSHDEVVHGKCSLISKMPGDYWQKFAGLRGFFGYWMAHPGKKLLFMGGEFGHFIEWNFDDSMDWHLVEQYPMHTKMLAYSKALNKFYVDNKALWQVDFDWNGFQWIDCNDSENSIIALVRRAEDRSDFIICVHNFTPEVRHGYRIGVPTKGTYVEVFNSDEEAYGGSGVLNTGDIVSEDYAFHGREQSIVITVPPLASTFYRLKRQSGAGTPVSEVSEPVDAVAKKKSVTSKSTAAAAKKQEAATETPKKAAPKKRTTEAKPAAKKTRRTSTAKKADTASAKTAAPKKTAAKSTAEKPAAKAKTSRTSAKSTAKASASVTSKAAKPTAAATDAKAAKSAAMTATKKKPARKSTADAEEQPKKTRAAKS, encoded by the coding sequence ATGAAAACATCGACACTCAGTGAGTTTGATCTGTACCTCTTTCATCAGGGCACGAACTACCATGCCCAGGAAATGCTCGGAGCGCATTTTGTGGAGCAGGATGGAAAAAAGGGCGTCCGATTTACGGTGTGGGCGCCGAATGCAAAAGCGGTCAGCGTTGTGGGAGAGTTCAACGATTGGAACGTATTCATCCATCCGATGAGCCGCATTGATGATGGAGAGATCTGGGAGGTCTTTGTCGAGGGACTCGGCGAGGGCGAGATCTACAAGTACGCGATCGAGCCGCAATGGGGCGGTCCCCGTATTATGAAGGCAGACCCGTACGGGTTCTATGCTGAGAAGAAGCCTCTGACGGCATCGCGTACCTACGATATGAACCACTACGTGTGGGGCGATGCCGCATGGCAGAAGCGCAAAGAGGAGGAGTCCTCCTACGAGCGCCCCATGCTCACATATGAGGTACACGCAGGGTCGTGGCGCCGTACGCTCGAGGGGGAGTACCTCTCTTATCGGGAGCTTGCGGACCAGCTGATCAGCTATGTAAAGGACATGAACTACACCCACATCGAGTTCATGCCTCTGTGTGAGCACCCCTATGACGGCTCGTGGGGCTATCAGGCGACAGGCTACTTCGCGGTAACAAGCCGTTACGGCACACCCGACGATTTCCGTTATCTTGTGGATACCGCCCACCAGAACGGCATCGGCATCATCATGGACTGGGTGCCGGGGCACTTCTGCAAGGACGAGCAGGGGCTTCGTCATTTCGACGGAAAGAACCTCTACGAGTCCGACAACGAAACGCGCGCGGAGAACTGGGAGTGGGGCACCACAAACTTTGACTACGGGCGCACGGAGGTCCAGAGCTTCCTCATCTCGAACGCGCTGTTCTGGTTCGAGGAGTTCCACATCGACGGCCTGCGCATCGACGCGGTCGCCAATATGCTCTACCTCAATTACGGGCGCAAGGACGGCGAGTGGCAGCCGAACAAATACGGCGACACGGGCAACCTCGAAGCGATGGATTTCCTGAAGAAGCTCAACGAGACGATCTTCAAGTATCACCCGCACGCACTGATGATCGCAGAGGAGTCGACCTCGTGGCCGCTCATCTCAAAGCCCGTCTATATGGGCGGCATGGGGTTCAACTACAAGTGGAACATGGGCTGGATGAACGACATGCTTTCCTATGTGAGCCTTGACCCGATCTACCGCAAGTGGAATCAGGACAAGATCACGTTCTCCCTCATGTATGCGTTTTCCGAGAACTTTGTGCTCCCGCTGTCGCACGACGAGGTGGTGCATGGCAAGTGCTCCCTCATCAGCAAGATGCCGGGCGACTACTGGCAGAAATTTGCGGGGCTGCGCGGATTCTTCGGCTACTGGATGGCGCATCCGGGCAAGAAGCTGCTTTTCATGGGCGGTGAGTTCGGACATTTCATTGAGTGGAACTTTGACGACAGCATGGACTGGCACCTTGTCGAGCAGTACCCGATGCACACGAAGATGCTCGCGTACTCGAAGGCGCTCAACAAGTTCTACGTCGACAACAAGGCGCTCTGGCAGGTCGACTTTGACTGGAACGGCTTCCAGTGGATCGACTGCAACGACAGCGAGAACAGCATCATTGCGCTCGTCCGCCGCGCTGAGGATCGGAGTGACTTCATTATCTGCGTGCACAACTTCACGCCTGAGGTGCGTCACGGCTACCGCATCGGCGTGCCGACGAAGGGGACCTATGTCGAGGTGTTTAATTCCGACGAGGAGGCATACGGCGGCAGCGGTGTGCTGAACACAGGTGATATCGTGAGCGAGGACTATGCGTTCCACGGACGCGAGCAGTCCATCGTCATCACGGTGCCGCCGCTCGCCTCGACGTTCTACCGCCTGAAGCGGCAGAGCGGCGCGGGTACCCCCGTCAGTGAGGTCTCCGAGCCGGTTGATGCCGTTGCAAAAAAAAAATCAGTAACGTCTAAGTCGACCGCCGCCGCTGCAAAGAAGCAGGAAGCAGCGACCGAGACTCCGAAGAAGGCTGCACCAAAGAAGCGCACGACAGAGGCAAAACCAGCCGCGAAGAAGACGAGGCGGACAAGCACCGCGAAAAAGGCGGATACGGCGTCCGCAAAGACGGCGGCCCCCAAGAAAACTGCAGCAAAGAGCACGGCCGAGAAACCGGCAGCGAAGGCGAAGACCTCGAGAACGTCTGCGAAATCCACGGCAAAAGCATCCGCGTCCGTGACTTCAAAGGCAGCAAAGCCAACTGCTGCAGCGACTGATGCGAAGGCGGCGAAGTCCGCCGCGATGACGGCGACGAAGAAGAAGCCCGCCCGCAAGAGCACTGCGGATGCGGAGGAACAACCAAAGAAAACGCGTGCGGCAAAGTCATAG
- the glgD gene encoding glucose-1-phosphate adenylyltransferase subunit GlgD → MNSVMGLINLQEDGSLIRELADRRAVESIPFAGRYRLIDFALSSMVNSGVHQVGVMLPDEPRSVLDHLRSGKDWDLARRHDGLFYLPAAHDDAQRRKGDLKNFYHNLDFIEHASARYILLANGSFVYNVDFGKVLRFHQNTDADITMVSHTTIDENTGNNIVLDTAETGLVLDIAEKPVAYQGMKVSMGIYLMDKRAFVETVRYAYERGGQDFVLDGIIRRAADYTMFAYEHDGYMAHVDSMSTYYRANMEILDPEVWQSLFMGERPIYTKIKDGVPVQYKETAKVTNSLIANGCIVRGAVENSILFRGVKVGKDVKIRNSIIMQKCDIQDGALVENVICDKNVVITAEKWLKGAAEYPLVIKKNITI, encoded by the coding sequence ATGAATAGCGTAATGGGGCTCATCAACCTGCAGGAGGACGGAAGTCTCATCCGTGAACTTGCTGACCGACGTGCTGTTGAATCCATTCCCTTCGCCGGACGTTACCGACTGATTGATTTTGCCCTTTCGAGCATGGTCAACTCCGGGGTTCACCAGGTGGGTGTCATGCTCCCCGATGAACCGCGCTCGGTACTCGACCATCTGCGCTCGGGCAAGGACTGGGATCTGGCGCGCCGCCACGACGGACTCTTCTATCTGCCGGCCGCGCACGACGATGCGCAGCGCCGTAAGGGCGACCTCAAGAATTTCTACCACAATCTGGACTTTATTGAGCATGCCTCTGCGCGCTACATCCTGCTGGCAAACGGCAGCTTTGTCTACAATGTGGATTTCGGCAAGGTGCTGCGCTTTCATCAAAACACGGATGCGGACATCACCATGGTTTCGCACACCACGATCGACGAGAATACGGGCAACAACATCGTGCTCGATACGGCAGAGACGGGGCTCGTCCTCGATATCGCGGAGAAACCTGTTGCCTATCAGGGCATGAAGGTCTCCATGGGGATCTATCTCATGGATAAGCGCGCATTCGTTGAGACTGTCCGCTATGCCTACGAGCGCGGCGGGCAGGACTTCGTACTCGACGGCATCATCCGACGTGCGGCGGACTATACCATGTTCGCCTACGAGCACGACGGCTATATGGCACATGTGGACTCCATGTCAACCTACTATCGGGCGAACATGGAGATCCTCGATCCCGAGGTCTGGCAGAGTCTCTTCATGGGTGAGCGTCCCATCTACACGAAGATCAAGGACGGCGTGCCCGTGCAGTACAAGGAGACTGCAAAGGTCACGAATTCTCTCATTGCGAACGGCTGCATCGTGCGCGGTGCGGTGGAGAACAGCATCCTCTTCCGCGGAGTAAAGGTGGGCAAGGATGTGAAGATCCGCAATTCGATCATCATGCAGAAATGTGATATTCAAGACGGCGCGCTTGTCGAAAATGTCATTTGCGACAAGAATGTCGTGATCACGGCGGAGAAGTGGCTGAAGGGAGCCGCCGAGTACCCGCTTGTGATCAAGAAGAACATCACCATCTAA
- the glgA gene encoding glycogen synthase GlgA, with product MKVLYVASEAVPFVKTGGLADVAGSLPAALVKDGVDCRVILPKYGAIADEIRSAMDHIYDGVLNVAWRDKFVGIDRYVLDGVTYYFVDNEEYFNREGFYGYPDDAERFSFFSRAVLNLLPALDFWPDIIHANDWHSALVPVFLKLEHMDDPRYAGIKTLFTIHNLKYQGVFPKDVMTDVLGLDWQYFNNGDFEFFDAVNFMKAGIIYADYVSTVSKTYAEEIQYDYYGEHLEGLLRKRREELFGIVNGIDYDVYNPETDKNLYVNYDIKKAVEGKSDNKVRLQHDLGLPENRRTPMVAMITRLVANKGLDLVVRVLDEILQHENVQFVLLGTGDRGYEDWFKELAWRYPNKVSINIRFSNELAQRIYAASDIFLMPSMFEPCGLGQLIAMRYGTIPVVRETGGLKDTVVQFDRSDVDKGNGFLFYEYNAHEMMYALKRALAAYGNLREWRQLVFTAMHSDFSWKRSAKEYETLYERLLLES from the coding sequence ATGAAGGTACTATATGTAGCATCGGAGGCAGTTCCATTTGTAAAGACCGGCGGTCTTGCGGATGTGGCAGGCTCTCTGCCCGCGGCACTCGTCAAGGATGGCGTGGACTGCCGCGTCATTCTGCCGAAGTACGGGGCGATTGCCGATGAGATCCGCAGCGCGATGGACCATATCTATGACGGAGTTCTGAATGTCGCATGGCGGGATAAGTTCGTCGGCATTGACAGGTATGTGCTCGATGGCGTGACCTACTACTTTGTGGATAATGAGGAGTATTTCAATCGCGAGGGATTCTACGGGTACCCGGACGATGCCGAGCGCTTCTCGTTCTTCAGCCGCGCCGTCCTCAATCTCCTGCCGGCGCTTGATTTCTGGCCGGACATCATCCACGCGAACGATTGGCATTCCGCACTCGTCCCCGTGTTCCTAAAACTGGAGCATATGGATGATCCGCGCTATGCAGGGATCAAGACGCTGTTTACGATTCACAATCTGAAATATCAGGGGGTCTTCCCCAAGGATGTCATGACGGATGTGCTCGGGCTTGACTGGCAGTATTTCAACAACGGCGATTTCGAGTTCTTCGATGCAGTCAACTTTATGAAGGCCGGCATCATCTATGCCGACTACGTATCGACCGTCAGCAAGACCTATGCCGAGGAGATTCAGTACGACTACTACGGTGAGCATCTGGAGGGGCTTCTGCGCAAGCGCCGCGAGGAGCTCTTCGGCATTGTCAACGGCATCGACTATGATGTCTACAACCCCGAGACGGACAAGAATCTCTATGTCAACTACGACATTAAGAAGGCGGTCGAGGGCAAGAGCGACAACAAGGTACGCCTGCAGCACGATCTCGGACTCCCTGAGAACCGACGCACGCCGATGGTAGCGATGATTACACGCCTTGTCGCCAACAAAGGGCTCGATCTCGTGGTGCGTGTCCTGGATGAGATCCTTCAGCACGAGAACGTCCAGTTTGTTCTGCTCGGTACGGGTGACCGCGGCTATGAGGACTGGTTCAAGGAACTCGCATGGCGCTATCCGAACAAGGTGTCGATCAACATCCGCTTCTCGAACGAACTGGCACAGCGGATCTATGCAGCATCGGATATCTTCCTCATGCCGTCCATGTTCGAGCCGTGCGGCCTCGGACAGCTCATCGCCATGCGCTACGGGACGATTCCCGTTGTGCGCGAGACGGGCGGGCTGAAGGACACAGTTGTGCAGTTCGACCGTTCGGATGTGGACAAGGGCAACGGCTTCCTGTTCTACGAATACAACGCACATGAGATGATGTATGCTCTGAAGCGTGCGCTTGCTGCCTACGGCAATCTGCGTGAGTGGCGTCAGCTCGTATTCACGGCAATGCACAGTGATTTCAGTTGGAAACGCTCGGCGAAGGAATATGAAACCCTCTATGAGCGCCTCCTGCTTGAGAGCTGA
- a CDS encoding glucose-1-phosphate adenylyltransferase, whose amino-acid sequence MRKTECLAMILAGGQGSRLGALTKRVAKPAVPFGGKYRIIDFPLSNCVNSGIEKVGVLTQYRPLELNQYLGSGSAWDLDKRDGGLFVLPPYAREKGAEWYRGTADAIYQNLNFIDMTDPDYVLILSGDHIYTMDYAWMLESHKKNKAQATIGVFEVPWDEAPRFGIMNTDESGRIVEFEEKPAKPKSNLASMGIYIFNRDYLAEYLTADAKSETSSHDFGKDIIPKMLADEGRLYSYAFNGYWKDVGTIESLWQANMDLLQDEPPFELSGKWRIYSFNPSMPPQFVGKDAKITRSMISEGTMILGTVENSVIFPGVRVGKGAVVRNSVLLPSAVVADGAAVDYAILAQHAVIEAGAQVIGEESQITVIPEGETVTAAESEQRVG is encoded by the coding sequence ATGAGAAAAACAGAGTGCTTGGCAATGATTCTGGCAGGCGGACAAGGAAGCCGCCTCGGTGCGCTCACGAAGCGCGTCGCAAAGCCGGCGGTTCCGTTTGGGGGGAAATACCGCATCATTGACTTTCCCCTGAGCAACTGCGTCAACTCCGGCATCGAAAAGGTCGGTGTTCTGACGCAGTATCGTCCGCTCGAGCTGAACCAGTATCTCGGTTCGGGCAGCGCGTGGGATCTCGACAAGCGCGACGGCGGACTCTTTGTCCTGCCGCCCTACGCACGGGAGAAGGGCGCAGAGTGGTATCGCGGAACGGCAGATGCGATCTACCAGAACCTGAACTTCATCGACATGACGGATCCGGACTATGTGCTCATCCTCTCGGGTGACCACATCTATACGATGGACTATGCGTGGATGCTTGAGTCACATAAGAAGAACAAGGCGCAGGCGACGATCGGCGTGTTCGAGGTGCCGTGGGACGAGGCGCCGCGCTTCGGCATCATGAATACGGACGAGAGCGGCCGCATTGTCGAGTTTGAGGAAAAGCCGGCGAAGCCGAAGAGCAATCTCGCTTCCATGGGCATCTATATTTTCAATCGGGACTATCTCGCGGAGTATCTCACGGCAGATGCGAAGAGCGAGACCTCGAGCCATGACTTCGGCAAGGACATTATTCCAAAGATGCTCGCGGACGAGGGGCGCCTCTACTCTTACGCATTCAACGGCTACTGGAAGGATGTCGGTACGATCGAGAGCCTCTGGCAGGCGAATATGGATCTCCTGCAGGATGAGCCGCCGTTCGAGCTCTCGGGCAAATGGAGGATCTATTCGTTCAATCCGTCCATGCCGCCGCAGTTTGTCGGCAAGGATGCGAAGATTACGCGCTCGATGATCAGCGAGGGGACCATGATCCTCGGTACGGTCGAGAACTCTGTGATCTTCCCGGGTGTGCGCGTCGGCAAGGGTGCTGTTGTGCGCAACTCTGTTCTGCTTCCGTCTGCGGTGGTTGCGGACGGTGCCGCAGTGGACTATGCGATTCTCGCGCAGCATGCCGTCATCGAGGCGGGCGCGCAGGTCATCGGCGAGGAATCGCAGATCACGGTCATTCCAGAGGGGGAGACGGTGACGGCTGCCGAGAGTGAGCAGCGCGTCGGCTGA